A window from Peromyscus eremicus chromosome 1, PerEre_H2_v1, whole genome shotgun sequence encodes these proteins:
- the LOC131901263 gene encoding olfactory receptor 52A5-like — translation MLTFNDSVFMPSVLTLVGIPGLESVQCWIGIPFCVMYIIALIGNSLILVIIKNEKSLHIPMYIFLAILAVTDIALSTCILPKMLGIFWFHMPQISFDACLLQMELIHSFQATESGILLAMALDRYVAICNPLRHATIFSQQLMTCLGAGVLLRSLILTFPMILLIKCRLKYYQTTIVSHSYCEHMAIVKLAAEDIRVNKVCGLLVAFAILGFDIIFITFSYVRIFITVFQLPQKEARFKAFNTCIAHICVFLQFYLLGFFSFFTHRFGANIPPYVHILLSDLYLLVPPFLNPVVYGVKTKQIRDKVLKMLISKKPL, via the coding sequence ATGCTCACATTCAATGACTCAGTCTTCATGCCTTCTGTATTGACACTAGTTGGGATCCCTGGCCTGGAGTCAGTGCAGTGCTGGATCGGTATTCCATTTTGTGTCATGTACATCATCGCTTTGATCGGGAACTCCCTAatcttagttataataaaaaatgaaaagagccTCCACATACCCATGTACATTTTCTTGGCCATTTTGGCAGTCACAGACATTGCCCTTAGCACATGCATTCTCCCAAAAATGTTGGGCATCTTCTGGTTTCATATGCCACAGATTTCCTTTGACGCCTGCTTGCTACAAATGGAACTCATCCACTCATTCCAGGCAACAGAATCAGGCATCCTCTTGGCCATGGCTCTGGATCGCTATGTGGCTATCTGTAACCCCCTGAGACATGCCACCATCTTTTCTCAACAACTCATGACttgccttggagctggagtccTACTCAGGTCTCTCATTCTTACATTCCCAATGATATTGCTCATCAAATGCCGCCTTAAGTACTACCAAACTACCATTGTCTCCCACTCTTACTGTGAGCACATGGCCATTGTGAAATTGGCAGCTGAAGATATCAGAGTCAACAAGGTATGTGGCCTCCTTGTTGCCTTTGCCATCTTAGGGTTTGACATAATCTTCATTACCTTCTCCTATGTGCGAATCTTCATCACTGTCTTTCAGCTGCCCCAGAAGGAGGCTCGATTCAAAGCCTTCAACACTTGCATTGCTCACATCTGTGTCTTCCTACAGTTCTACCTCCTaggcttcttctctttcttcacccACAGGTTTGGGGCTAACATACCCCCCTATGTGCATATCCTCCTGTCAGATCTTTACCTGTTAGTTCCACCTTTTCTCAACCCCGTTGTCTATGGTGTTAAAACTAAACAAATCCGAGACAAAGTCCTGAAGATGCTTATTTCCAAGAAACCTCTGTGA